The genomic interval AACGTAGAGATGTAGCCAAATCATACTGAAGTAGAAAgtaatggtttagaaaccctttccaaaggcactataCATAATCCATAAGGTCAAATGCaaagtttgagtaatcaaaaagttacttaactgattacaaatgtggacaggtaacttgtaactataacagattacatttaagaaataacctacccaaccctgcacaATTTTGAGTAGGAGTGATCATGTAAGCATGTAAGAAAATATTCCAAAAAAGTACAATTACTTGAGAATTTCATAATGAATAATTATGTTGTACTGCATGAATATTAACAAAAAGATAAACACAAATAGGAATAACTTCCATCCACATTCCCCTGTATCTATATTTAAACTATTTGTTTTGGTTGTCATGGAGAGcggaaaatgtagaaatgttttgcattatacAGTACAAGTCAAAGTGTGTCCCAAAGTTGATGGGTTTATCAATCCTCTTGCCACTCTTTAGAAATTCACCTTCTGACTTTCTTCTGCAACACATGACAATGGAGGGCAATCTGAGCAAGTTAGTAGAGTTGAGAGGTTGGTTTGGGGAAGATACATTTTACAACATCACAATTGCCATTGACTACAATGCATGTATTAATACAAAAATGCACATATTTTAATCATGTAGgaaaacacaccaaaacacaccaaTTCATATTACATCAGaatccatttaaaatgacatCTGGATTTAAACAAATCTAAATATTTCCCTGTCAAgtaaattcatatttttgttcatcaCTCAGCCATGGGTGTATGACACAATGTAAAAAGGGACATTATTAAAGTGGTGAAGGTAACTGATAACATTCACATGCAAATATCAACATTTCTCATGTAATGGGAACCACTTTCAGTAAGCAATTCTGAGTGAGGATGATAAATATAGTACTTAAAATATTATGTCTCCCAGCAAAGTTAACATGGATTGTAATATCCAGTAACCATCTGCACTTTTATTTGTCCACATAGCAATgaacacatacaaatatttaaaatgctcatgttgtttaatttattaaatgaatgTCAACCATTTACTTTTGaagttttgttttgaatgttcttTGCCATATGCCATTTCCAAcaccatttttctttccttctccttGTGTTTCCTTTGGTCATATTGCCTTGACACCTCATCCAGGTGGGCTTTCACCCTCTCCTTGCTCTCCCTCACTTTGTCCTTATGTTCTACTTTTTGGGCTCTGATCATCTCTTTCTCCAggatctctctttctttcctttccttttcctcCTGCTTCTCCTTTGCTTCCTGGGCTTTCTTAGTTTCCTTCTGAAAGAGAAAGCCCAAACTGTATGTAAAATAGTCATCTGAAATAATAATATCACTCCTCCAGTGTGAAGATAACTTAATCTACTGAATATGATAGTTTGACCCTTAGGTGACATGTGACCTCATGAACTTTGACTGGTTAAATGGAGTACTGTACCTGTGTCTGCTCGTGCTCTCTGAACCTCAGGACAGTCTGCATGTGATACAGCTGAATGTGTGcatccttcatcctctccaACATATCTTTCTTTTCTATCacccatctgtctttctcctttttcattttctccatTTCACTGTTCTTTCTATCCCACTCTCCTGTCTGCACCAACCTCTCCTTTTccatttcactcttttccatctCCCATCCCCTCTTCTCATCTTCATGCTGGCTCAGAAGCATCATCTTTTCTCTTTCCAGAGCCTCTAtcagtctctccttctctctcagctCAGTCATCCACTTCTCTGCTGCCTGTGTGCTCTTCTCTTtcatctcctccttctccttcatccATCTTTCTCCTCGTTGATCCCAGAGACTTTGCAGACAAGCGGTGACCCTGGCCCATGCCCCCCTTTCCTTCTTCCAGGCTTCTAGGGTCTGATTCTTGTCCTGGTCTGCTTTGGCCAATGCTGTCTCCAAACCCTTTCTGATACACTTccatctgttcctctctctgacCCTGTCCACCTTTTCATTCTCATCTGACAGTCTGTTGATCTCCACTGTCCCCGTCTCCACCTTGGCCAGGTACACAAATTCCTCCTCTGCTGTCTTGTGCAGCAATGTTTGTCTGACTGCTGCTGcatgttctttctctttctctaacaCATCTCTGGCCTTTTCATTCTCAGCTAACAGTCTTGTGTTCTTAACTGTCAACTTTCCTATCTTGCCCAACCTCAGTATGTTCTGCATCTTCAGGTTTGTCATTTGGATTTCAATCTTTTCTTTGTCTGCCACTAagttttctctctgttcctttaacacatttctctccctttcattcTCAACTAACATCCTTGTACAGTCCACAATCACCTTCTCTAACTTGGCCAGGTTCACAGTGTTCAGTACCTTCAGTTCAGCCATTTTGCTGTCTATCTCATATCTTTCTGAcacatctctttctgtctgttctgtgaACTCGTCTATCTCTAGCTTCCATTGGTTGCTCTGTACGTCAATATGAtcctttttttcctctttcttgCTCAGAAGCTCATCTacttctctttgtctttcttgcTCTTGTTCTTCCCTCATCTTGTTAACTTTTTTCAACAAGTCTCTCTCTAGCTGCCATCGTTGGTGGTCTACCTTGATGCAAGTCTCAATCCTCTTTCTCATTCTAACTAgcccctccatttctctttgtctgtctttctcttgtccctccatctcactgcTTTTCTTTACCTCCTCACTTTCcatcatctctgtctccctctcactgACCACTGTCTGCttcaagaaatatatatatatttttcaattaataCTTTTTCCTATTAATTTCTTTAAACTGTTTGACCATGCCAGTTATCCAACTTAAGTTAGGCCTACTCTCTGGCTAATTACTTGACTCTAAAATTCTGTATTGTGACATAGTATCAATGAATTCTGAATGTTAGAATTAAGGGTCATTGGAGGCTGAGGGAATTAATTGTTACaatatacaatgtattatttttattaaatgaacATAGAGATTGCATGTTTGCTTGACCTGTGGTTTGCACTAGGCTGTGATGTCTAACTTGAGAACAATATttaaagatttaaaaatgttgttctcacaatatttaaagatttaaaaatgttgttctcaCAATATTTCGaggacaatatttttttacaaaatgtaatagatGTAGGTGCTTTAGATACTGTTGGTTGTATTGTTTATCATGTAAGATGCCTGATAATTCCCTATTGCACATTGCTCTGTTGGAGGCATGTGCTCAACTTGCCTAACATTACACAGCAGTGCATAGTACAACAAGCAGGTCACGTGTTAGCTCTAGCTACTTCTTACCTAGCCAGTCGGGCTGTGTGCGGCCAATCCCAGCAGTTCATCCAGCAGGTGGAGCTCTCTTGTTAAGAAGATTTTGCAGACCAAGCTGCCAGCCACTAACCAACTGAAGATGATGTCCCAGCAATGGCAAAGAGGATCTGAAGTGATTCTGCAGTTAACAGTCTCAGATCCATTATTGTATATTCACCCACATCAAGGATTATTGTAGATGAAATGTGCTATGTGCTTTTATCTTGGCAAGGGGAGGGTGCACAAACTAAATGCAGGGGTACAGATGAAAAgtttgacaaaaatatttatatatattttaattaaaaggtttgattaaatatttttaactgAGGATGTGGAAAAAGAATGGCTGTTGTTCAAACATTTTTGCTCAACTTTACCAAGGGTATCGATAATAAAGGAGAGCACTCATATGGTATCACCCTCATTTGGTGTAATGTTGATATCTTGCCTATTACTTTGCACATTATGTTGAGATAGCACTTAAGTAAACTAGTTTGCTCTTGCCATTAACATTCCTTTGGCCAGGTTgtcattgtaaataaaaaaggtcCTCAAAAggtttacctggttaaataaaagtaaacaatACAGTAGCAGTTATTTAAGTATACATAACAGACATGCAATCGTTTTTCTactcatttttttctttgtggaaGATCTTTCCATCAGGCTGTTCCGTCCATCTCAGTGTGAGGGAAGGATCAGACTTCTCCCTCAGCTccgtaaaaaaaacaaaataattttgtttactTCCCACTTATTAAATCAGCCAGCATTGTTTGAGACAGGCTGACAAAAATTTAAAACACAAGTATACTGTATTGTATAACAATAGTTGACAGTCTATTGGTAAATGGGGTCCCTTGATAACGTTTATACTAATGTGACATTCTCAAAGAGGAAATAGTCACCTGCTGCAAGATGGCCTACTGCAAAGATGGATCATTCAGGTCCATGTTTGGGTCCTTTGGGGTCAGTTTCAGTCTCATCACCTGCTGTTTCTTAACTAGAATGCctaacagatacacagacagaaactCAAAATCTGCTCTCTCCCATGCTATTAATCCATTTATCATCAGAAAGGATACAGAAAGGTAATAATAGACTAATAGACTCAGAGACAGTTTCTATTATATTAGTATGATAAGTATTTGGACTGCTTGACACTGGAAGAAGACTGACCAAATCATGGCCAAGGGAAGATGTCTTTATCAGGGGGTGCTGATAATGGCCAAGCGAGAAAGAATGCATCAGATCTTGTCCATCGGTTGTAGTGACACACGtcacactgacaaacagacaaagtACACTCACATCACTAGCAGACAAACTgtcaaagtacacacacacacatcactagcagacaaactgtcaaagtacacacacacattactagcagacaaactgtcaaagtacacacacacacatcactagcagacaaactgtcaaagtacacacacacacatcactagcagacaaactgtcaaagtacacacacacatcactagcagaGAAACTGTaaaagtacagacacacacacacacacacacacacacatcactagcaaagaaactgtcaaagtacagacagacacacacacacacacacatcacaagcagacaaactgtcaaagtacacacacacatcactagcagacaaactgtcaaagtacagacacacacacacacatcactagcagacaaactgtcaaagtacagacacacacacatcactagcagagaaactgtcaaagtacagacacacacacacacacacatctctagCAGAGAAACTgtcaaagtacacacacacacacacacatcactagcagaGAAGCTGtcaaagtacagacacacacacacacacatcactagcagacaaaatgtcaaagtacagacacacacacacacacacacacacacatcattagcagacaaaatgtcaaagtacagacaaacacacacacacacatcactagcagacaaaatgtcaaagtacagacacacacacacacgcacacatcactagcagagaaactgtcaaagtacagacacacaaacacacacatcactagcagacaaaatgtcaaagtacagacacacacacacacacacatatctagCAGAGAAACTGTAAAAGGAAAACTCAGATTCTAATCAGAGGGTACTGAGACTAATATAGGGGGGGGACCCACAGAAATGCATgcactcacacatatacacacatacattcttgcCACTCGCAACTGCTGGAACCAGACACCTTTTTACTATTCATTAAAAGACGAATATGATGAATTATTTTGTTATGTATGTTGTTACATACATATTATTTATGTAACAACTCAGCACAGGGTATGGATGCTTCTTAATATATTGGCCTTTAAAAACTCAACAAAAATCAATGTAAAGTTGTATGGCCACAGGATACCAAAGTGGGTTTCCTTGGGGCTATTCTTACAGATGtgtaacaaaaacatattaacaaTTTAGTGAGAAAAACATCTACATAATGAACAAAAACCTTTTTCATAAGAATACCAATATAAATGGGTCACATTTGTTTTGACCAGAGTGTTTTGTCTAACTGCCCTATTTAATCTATCTCTGGAGAGATTGCCCAGTAGCCTTATTAGGGCCAGGGTGATTAACAAAGACACGCAATTGTGTTGAGGTTGAGCAACCAGTTGTTGGCCAGCGGATGAAAAGGGCTCAGTAAGTCAAGGCTTTGTCTCCATCTACTGGTCACATAGCATCCCTCCACTGTGACATGGCCCTAtaagacacaatgtctggatatcTCAATAttattagtgctgtcaaacgaATCAAATAATTTGTTGCGATGAATCGCATTATTTTCAGTAGGtgattttagaatgtgttcaaatgttgcccgtaatacacacttttctgtttaaaagcagtgcattatgttattGACATACTTTGTTGTATTGCATAATGGACAGTGCTAGacttaaataaatacaagttGTCACTGCCCTGAAATGTCAGCCCCtaacttaccacaataactggcagcatctgtagcccatgtaaatctaaatagaaggttGCTGATCTATAATAGTTATACTATCTCCTACCATTTTTCTCTGGATGAAGGCACAAAGTACAATGACTACGATGTaaggctactgtataaaacacacatcaaccCTCATCTGGAGAGGTACAGGGTGTGCATGCATTTAATCCTCTCTAAATCACACCAAAGCTTGTCAAGgtattgtcctttgatgttcaggctgaaatgtggttagaaaGGAGTTCCGGTGGGGGCCAGTAAACATTAGATTTCCTGAAAGATGGTTAGCAACAACCGAATATAATCAAATGCACAGGTACACTACTTGAATAGGCAATGACATTAGGTAGTCAAGCTGGCAGAGCATGGAAGATGTTTGTCAATtcaactgttgtttttgtggaaaCTCACCTGGCGACGACATTAATGCTTAGCttagaaaaacattaaatgatGACAAATGACCATGGTACAAGCAAGGTGTTAGCAGTTGGATTCAAGCAACACAGCGTCTCGGGAGCGGTTGGAGAAGAGGTGGTGTGGGGGGCGCGGCTGGCCTTCTGGATCAAAGGGTTTTGGAAAGGATTGGTGTGTGGGGAGCAAGGATAGATAATGCAACTTCCATGCATCCATTGTACTAACGGTGTGTATCCTACCAAGGCGTTGATATGCAGGATTCATAAACTCGTACAGAGTAAACAGGATTCACAACATGAATACACCATTGATATTTGGGAAAACATACCCACCAAGCACTCAGGACAACCGCCAATACAACAACCGATAAACAATCATTGCAGGCAGGTACCGTGTTCCTGACCGCTCTAGATAATGTCATATGCATGGTTCTAAGGCTCAAAAAAGAACATTTAGTATATTAAATTAATCGCACACTTTCCCTTTGAGAGCCGTAAATATTATCTGCAATTATAGTggaataataacattttactatATTGATTTGTCCAGAATTTTCTTACTAAGAAAACCTGCACCCTCCTTTTTACTGTACAGCGAAGACAGTAAGAGACTTTAACATCTAAAGCACATCGACGAACAAATGCAGACAGGTCATGACCTGACAAAGATCCTTTTGCGATTGAAACGttgtcactttgtgtgttttttatttagtatCCTTGCTGGATCCTTCTATCATTACCAGTGTCTTTTTTGTCCTGCACCTCATGAGTTGGATGTGCATTGTTTCCTATAATACATTTCTATGTACACAGTTCATAAAATCTCTGGT from Esox lucius isolate fEsoLuc1 chromosome 24, fEsoLuc1.pri, whole genome shotgun sequence carries:
- the LOC117593893 gene encoding trichohyalin-like → MRKRIETCIKVDHQRWQLERDLLKKVNKMREEQEQERQREVDELLSKKEEKKDHIDVQSNQWKLEIDEFTEQTERDVSERYEIDSKMAELKVLNTVNLAKLEKVIVDCTRMLVENERERNVLKEQRENLVADKEKIEIQMTNLKMQNILRLGKIGKLTVKNTRLLAENEKARDVLEKEKEHAAAVRQTLLHKTAEEEFVYLAKVETGTVEINRLSDENEKVDRVRERNRWKCIRKGLETALAKADQDKNQTLEAWKKERGAWARVTACLQSLWDQRGERWMKEKEEMKEKSTQAAEKWMTELREKERLIEALEREKMMLLSQHEDEKRGWEMEKSEMEKERLVQTGEWDRKNSEMEKMKKEKDRWVIEKKDMLERMKDAHIQLYHMQTVLRFREHEQTQKETKKAQEAKEKQEEKERKEREILEKEMIRAQKVEHKDKVRESKERVKAHLDEVSRQYDQRKHKEKERKMVLEMAYGKEHSKQNFKSKWLTFI